The Burkholderia ambifaria AMMD genome has a segment encoding these proteins:
- a CDS encoding UDP-glucose dehydrogenase family protein, giving the protein MNLTIIGSGYVGLVTGACLADIGHDVFCLDVDQAKIDILNNGGVPIHEPGLKEVIARNRAAGRLRFSTDIEAAVAHGDVQFIAVGTPPDEDGSADLQYVLAAARNIGRYMKGFKVIVDKSTVPVGTAERVRAAVAEELAKRGDDQMFSVVSNPEFLKEGAAVDDFTRPDRIVIGCDDDVPGERARELMKKLYAPFNRNHERTLYMDVRSAEFTKYAANAMLATRISFMNELANLADRFGADIEAVRRGIGSDPRIGYHFLYAGCGYGGSCFPKDVEALIRTADEHGQSLQILKAVSSVNATQKRVLADKIVARFGEDLTGRTFAIWGLAFKPNTDDMREAPSRELIAELLSRGARIAAYDPVAQQEARRVLALDLADHPSWLERLTFVDDEAQAARDADALVIVTEWKAFKSPDFIALGRQWKSPVIFDGRNLYEPEAMSEQGIEYHPIGRPGSRQAVAARVAGAARANA; this is encoded by the coding sequence ATGAATCTGACTATCATCGGCAGCGGTTACGTAGGACTTGTCACCGGCGCCTGTCTCGCCGACATCGGGCACGACGTGTTCTGTCTCGACGTCGATCAGGCGAAGATCGACATCCTGAACAACGGCGGCGTGCCGATCCACGAGCCGGGCCTCAAGGAAGTCATCGCGCGCAACCGCGCGGCGGGCCGCCTGCGCTTCTCGACCGACATCGAGGCCGCGGTCGCGCACGGCGACGTGCAGTTCATCGCGGTCGGCACGCCGCCCGACGAGGACGGCTCGGCCGACCTGCAGTACGTGCTCGCGGCGGCGCGCAACATCGGCCGCTACATGAAGGGCTTCAAGGTGATCGTCGACAAGTCGACGGTGCCGGTCGGCACGGCCGAGCGCGTGCGCGCGGCGGTCGCCGAGGAGCTCGCGAAGCGCGGCGACGACCAGATGTTCTCGGTCGTGTCGAATCCGGAATTCCTGAAGGAAGGCGCGGCGGTCGACGATTTCACGCGGCCGGACCGCATCGTGATCGGTTGCGACGACGACGTGCCGGGCGAGCGCGCGCGCGAACTGATGAAGAAGCTCTACGCGCCGTTCAACCGCAACCACGAACGCACGCTGTACATGGACGTGCGCTCGGCCGAATTCACCAAATACGCGGCGAACGCGATGCTCGCGACCCGCATCTCGTTCATGAACGAGCTCGCGAACCTGGCCGACCGCTTCGGCGCGGACATCGAGGCCGTGCGCCGCGGGATCGGTTCCGATCCGCGCATCGGCTACCACTTCCTGTATGCGGGCTGCGGCTACGGCGGCTCGTGCTTCCCGAAGGACGTCGAGGCGCTGATCCGCACGGCCGACGAGCATGGCCAGTCGCTGCAGATCCTGAAGGCCGTGTCGTCGGTCAACGCGACGCAAAAGCGCGTGCTCGCCGACAAGATCGTCGCGCGCTTCGGCGAGGACCTGACCGGCCGCACGTTCGCGATCTGGGGCCTGGCATTCAAGCCGAACACCGACGACATGCGCGAGGCGCCGAGCCGCGAGCTGATCGCCGAGCTGCTGTCGCGCGGTGCGCGCATCGCCGCATACGATCCGGTCGCGCAGCAGGAAGCGCGCCGCGTGCTCGCGCTCGATCTCGCCGATCACCCGAGCTGGCTCGAACGCCTCACCTTCGTCGACGACGAGGCGCAGGCCGCGCGCGATGCCGACGCGCTTGTGATCGTCACCGAATGGAAGGCGTTCAAGAGCCCGGATTTCATCGCGCTCGGCCGGCAGTGGAAGTCGCCGGTGATCTTCGACGGCCGCAACCTGTACGAGCCGGAAGCGATGAGCGAGCAGGGTATCGAGTACCACCCGATCGGTCGCCCGGGCTCGCGTCAGGCCGTCGCCGCCCGCGTGGCGGGCGCCGCGCGCGCGAACGCGTAA